The Spartobacteria bacterium DNA segment CAAAATATTCAAAGATGCGATGACCACAGCTGCGGCAATTGATAGACTCGTTCATCATTCAACCATTCTGGAGCTAACAAACGCAAGTTACAGAATGAAGGCTGCAGAAGGCAAATTTTAAAAATTTTGCCTCCCCCGGGTTACCCCGGGGGAGGCAGGGAAGGCACACTAAACAGACCATAATTCACACATAAAACAGACTAATAACTGCTGACTTTGTAATTTTCGTCAGGTGGTAAGTGTAATTTTCGTCAAGGTTACTGGGATATTTCTACAAAATACTTTTTGGGCATCCCTTGACACGACCCCTTTGTTTGCTAGGTTGGCAGTTCATGAATGTCTGCACGGCGGTTAAAATTTTCAGGCAATAACGAGAACTACAAGGAAGCTTTTCGACTCTGTCCGCCGGTGTCGTTATTATTTTGGGTACCCCGCTGTTTCCTACGTTCGTTCAATAAAAAGGAGACGCGATGAGCCCCATATTTAATGATCAACAACAAGAATTA contains these protein-coding regions:
- a CDS encoding AAA family ATPase produces the protein KIFKDAMTTAAAIDRLVHHSTILELTNASYRMKAAEGKF